One genomic region from Candidatus Binataceae bacterium encodes:
- a CDS encoding tetratricopeptide repeat protein, translating to MRQAGKRRLAAPILSGLVALLVFAGVVRAQSQGELNRRLTQIEPQVRAGQSDPAAASDAIDQLDAAETQFAQLAEGREGNRDELLATYHQLESLLETMYSTYQKKKDDCIETIDNGGSCDYDQPEQLALRAVYPLSWLRFEGAALYSGEPATARRLLNQAIDGFTDSSLLILSPELIRENLLGRAFAERELGKYDRAEYAKAIADFKRIMNEGAGTRQYQPAEQGLATTYAAMGKLNEAQGLTSHLAQNAPSGPQKNGLEMLHLRELFRAEAAAGDPAQRVALHKQIIDFARARENDKDGWAIAVASAAQYVSDPTAEFGASGDAFENWYLANILYYKHQPLAAAKYYWEAAKSGKYPKAYKYAADLYYLSGRYEMVAQVADAIASQPGNPDAQWAAYMRYKIPRLEWERGGMKNPQLETAWVAAAEDYLRAYPHGEYAFEPRFRLGQRLQARKDYVGAAQQYEQVTGNPDYEFTARFNAADAYYQALGGKLLEDPHAAAARAVDPHNRELRAAAIKALREAIALEPAAERGAAEAQRQSLHESRGHAIYMLATLLQGEPAPDYRSIATILDGFETNYPSMKAHFDQTFEWRIEALDHIGDYAALDREAKGLAARDTVGTDLDYIKEIGLDFWHNGAAKLAAGDEAGFRADARLTAETYAYFERMVNEGKLPAKNLTGTLSILGRAYMAMNQPQQAEAVFSQLVTADPGSPDANAGLAQIAQNRKDYKDALDLWSRVEAVAAESDPLFYESKYQLAQIYAQEGNAKSACNKLTVTRGEHPSLGSPAMKSRWNGLEQRLCQNRTEG from the coding sequence ATGAGACAAGCTGGCAAGCGCCGTCTGGCCGCACCAATCCTGAGCGGCCTCGTCGCGCTGCTCGTTTTTGCCGGCGTTGTGCGCGCGCAGAGTCAAGGCGAATTGAACCGCCGCCTCACTCAAATCGAGCCGCAGGTGCGCGCCGGCCAAAGCGATCCCGCGGCGGCCAGCGACGCGATCGACCAGCTCGACGCGGCCGAAACCCAGTTCGCCCAACTCGCCGAGGGCCGTGAGGGCAACCGCGACGAGCTGCTCGCCACCTACCATCAGCTCGAGTCGCTGCTCGAGACCATGTACAGCACGTATCAAAAGAAGAAGGACGACTGTATCGAGACCATCGATAACGGCGGTTCCTGCGATTATGATCAGCCCGAGCAGTTGGCCCTGCGCGCGGTCTACCCGTTGTCGTGGCTGCGCTTCGAGGGCGCCGCGCTCTATAGCGGCGAACCGGCGACGGCGCGCCGCCTGCTCAACCAGGCCATCGACGGCTTTACCGACAGCTCGCTGCTGATCCTGTCGCCCGAGTTGATCCGCGAGAATCTGCTCGGCCGCGCCTTTGCCGAGCGCGAACTGGGTAAGTACGACCGCGCTGAATACGCCAAGGCGATCGCCGACTTCAAGCGGATTATGAATGAGGGGGCCGGCACCCGCCAGTATCAGCCCGCCGAACAGGGACTCGCGACCACTTACGCCGCGATGGGCAAACTCAACGAGGCGCAGGGCCTGACCTCGCATCTCGCGCAAAACGCGCCCAGCGGTCCGCAAAAGAACGGTCTCGAGATGCTGCATCTGCGCGAGCTGTTTCGCGCCGAGGCTGCGGCCGGCGATCCGGCCCAACGCGTCGCCCTCCACAAGCAGATCATCGACTTCGCCCGCGCCCGCGAAAACGACAAGGACGGCTGGGCGATCGCGGTCGCCTCGGCCGCGCAATACGTCAGCGATCCGACCGCGGAATTCGGCGCCTCGGGCGACGCCTTCGAGAACTGGTATCTCGCCAACATCCTCTACTACAAGCATCAGCCGCTCGCCGCCGCAAAGTACTATTGGGAAGCGGCGAAAAGCGGCAAATATCCCAAGGCCTACAAATACGCCGCCGATCTCTACTATCTGTCGGGTCGCTACGAGATGGTCGCGCAGGTCGCCGACGCGATCGCGAGCCAGCCGGGCAACCCCGACGCCCAGTGGGCCGCCTATATGCGCTACAAAATCCCGCGGCTCGAATGGGAGCGCGGCGGCATGAAGAACCCTCAGCTTGAAACTGCCTGGGTCGCTGCCGCCGAAGATTACTTACGCGCTTATCCACACGGCGAGTATGCCTTCGAGCCGCGCTTCCGCCTGGGCCAGCGGCTGCAGGCGCGCAAGGATTATGTCGGTGCGGCGCAACAGTACGAACAGGTTACCGGCAATCCTGACTATGAGTTCACCGCCCGCTTCAACGCTGCGGACGCTTACTATCAGGCGCTCGGCGGCAAGCTGCTCGAAGATCCTCACGCGGCCGCGGCGCGCGCCGTCGATCCTCATAACCGTGAACTCCGCGCCGCGGCGATCAAGGCGCTGCGCGAGGCGATCGCGCTCGAACCCGCGGCCGAGCGCGGTGCGGCGGAAGCGCAGCGCCAGTCCCTGCACGAGAGTCGCGGCCACGCCATCTACATGCTCGCGACCCTGCTCCAGGGCGAGCCGGCGCCCGATTATCGCTCAATCGCGACCATTCTCGACGGCTTCGAGACCAACTATCCATCGATGAAGGCGCACTTTGACCAGACCTTTGAGTGGCGCATCGAGGCGCTCGATCATATCGGCGACTACGCCGCGCTCGACCGCGAGGCCAAGGGGCTGGCGGCACGCGACACCGTCGGAACCGATCTCGATTACATCAAGGAGATTGGCCTCGATTTCTGGCACAACGGCGCGGCTAAACTCGCCGCCGGCGACGAAGCCGGCTTTCGCGCCGACGCGCGTCTCACCGCGGAAACTTACGCCTATTTCGAGCGGATGGTGAACGAGGGCAAGCTCCCGGCAAAAAATCTGACCGGCACGCTTTCGATTCTCGGGCGCGCCTATATGGCGATGAATCAGCCGCAACAGGCCGAGGCGGTCTTCAGCCAGTTGGTCACGGCCGACCCGGGCTCGCCCGACGCCAATGCCGGGCTCGCGCAAATCGCGCAGAATCGCAAGGACTACAAAGACGCCCTCGACTTGTGGAGCCGCGTCGAAGCCGTCGCCGCCGAATCCGACCCGCTCTTCTACGAATCCAAGTACCAGCTTGCGCAAATCTACGCGCAGGAGGGCAACGCCAAAAGCGCCTGCAACAAACTGACGGTTACGCGCGGCGAGCATCCGAGCCTCGGCTCGCCCGCAATGAAATCGCGCTGGAACGGCCTCGAGCAGCGCCTCTGTCAGAACCGCACGGAGGGTTGA
- a CDS encoding HAD-IA family hydrolase gives MLKVVFFDAAGTLIAPRAPVGATYARIAHAYGIDAAPDEVNAGFRRAFHAALPLAFGPDHEAGELRRLEYQWWSDVVAKSFDGLGVFTNFDAYFRQLFVFFSDPSNWRIDPMALSTLDQLRARGLKLGLVSNFDYRLYRILSGLGLGAQFDSITISSEAGYAKPSPEIFRIAMRQHGVASREVIHVGDALELDVAGALAAGITPLLLDPSAPARTAIEGPTVRIATLDAIPEALDQLAFP, from the coding sequence GTGCTCAAAGTAGTTTTCTTCGACGCCGCCGGCACCTTGATCGCGCCGCGCGCGCCGGTCGGCGCGACCTACGCGCGGATTGCTCACGCCTACGGCATCGACGCCGCCCCCGACGAGGTCAATGCGGGTTTCCGCCGGGCCTTCCACGCCGCCTTGCCGCTCGCCTTCGGTCCCGATCACGAGGCTGGTGAGTTGCGGCGACTCGAGTATCAATGGTGGAGCGACGTCGTCGCCAAAAGCTTCGACGGGCTCGGCGTATTCACTAACTTCGACGCCTACTTTCGTCAGTTATTCGTCTTCTTCAGCGATCCCTCGAATTGGCGAATCGACCCTATGGCGTTGTCAACCCTCGATCAGCTCCGCGCCCGCGGCCTCAAACTGGGCCTGGTCTCGAACTTCGACTATCGCCTCTACCGGATTTTGTCCGGATTAGGTCTCGGCGCGCAGTTTGATTCGATCACGATCTCGTCGGAGGCCGGCTACGCGAAGCCGTCGCCCGAGATTTTCCGCATTGCTATGCGCCAGCACGGAGTGGCCTCTCGCGAGGTGATCCATGTTGGCGACGCGCTCGAGCTCGACGTCGCCGGCGCGCTCGCCGCCGGAATCACGCCGCTTCTGCTCGACCCGTCGGCGCCTGCGCGAACCGCGATCGAAGGGCCGACGGTGCGCATCGCGACTCTCGACGCGATACCCGAAGCGCTTGACCAACTGGCGTTCCCTTGA
- a CDS encoding VOC family protein, whose amino-acid sequence MGLPDGVRIRFDHVSIAAHSIDRGVAWFQRYFKTHPRNAKQVSEQARGGFLWQDFYLGGTAVEFIEELPGRQDFIAEFLRRRGEGMHHLSFEVDRLEPVVAACKVRGVRIVDEYALADGTRTAFISPRSAFGALIQFWQPLDYNQPTPRPAADGRVRFDHIAIAVRDLERAIAFFTDNFGAQLTTPPTLSSTQGNFMLAQVEIPGLKLEFIQSPGPGVADDFVASFIERRGEGLHHFTLDVKDFDGLLHHLARDDVRTVGKEINWRGERQFFISPRAAFGTLIQIWDGLAGPAQADG is encoded by the coding sequence ATGGGATTGCCTGACGGTGTGCGCATCCGCTTTGATCATGTATCGATCGCGGCGCACTCGATCGACCGCGGCGTCGCGTGGTTCCAGCGCTACTTCAAGACTCATCCGCGCAACGCCAAGCAGGTCAGTGAGCAGGCGCGCGGCGGCTTCCTCTGGCAGGATTTTTATCTTGGCGGGACGGCGGTTGAGTTTATTGAAGAGTTGCCCGGACGGCAGGACTTCATCGCCGAATTTCTCCGCCGCCGCGGTGAAGGGATGCATCATCTCTCCTTTGAGGTCGACCGTCTCGAGCCCGTCGTGGCCGCGTGCAAGGTGCGCGGTGTCCGCATCGTCGACGAATACGCGCTGGCCGACGGTACGCGGACTGCCTTCATCTCGCCGCGTTCAGCCTTTGGCGCGCTGATCCAGTTCTGGCAGCCGCTCGACTACAATCAGCCAACGCCGCGCCCTGCCGCCGACGGCCGCGTGCGCTTCGATCACATCGCGATCGCGGTGCGCGACCTCGAGCGCGCGATCGCTTTCTTCACTGACAATTTCGGCGCGCAACTCACGACGCCGCCCACCCTGAGTTCGACTCAGGGCAATTTCATGCTCGCCCAAGTTGAAATTCCCGGCCTCAAACTCGAGTTCATTCAAAGCCCCGGCCCCGGCGTCGCAGACGATTTCGTCGCCAGTTTCATCGAGCGTCGCGGCGAGGGGCTGCATCATTTCACGCTCGATGTGAAAGACTTCGACGGCCTGCTCCACCATCTTGCGCGCGACGACGTGCGCACCGTCGGCAAGGAGATTAACTGGCGCGGGGAACGGCAATTCTTCATTTCGCCGCGCGCAGCCTTCGGCACGCTGATCCAGATCTGGGACGGGCTCGCCGGACCGGCGCAAGCCGATGGTTAG
- a CDS encoding metallophosphoesterase family protein: MKIVSFGDVHMATRNLARMGAVMRDTDLVIVSGDITNFGGADDARKVLDDVRRCCPQVLAVPGNLDQPEVFPWLETEKIALHGRGVVIGGVGIFGCGGSNITPFATPSEFSEAEIYDALRRGYDAVCNQRPLLMICHTPPIETKCDRLAGGKAVGSPAARRFIEEVRPDICISGHIHESAGVDTIGPTTILNPGPFKGGGYVVVISDGARLDARLEFL, encoded by the coding sequence ATGAAGATAGTCTCTTTCGGCGACGTCCATATGGCGACGCGCAATCTCGCCCGCATGGGCGCCGTGATGCGCGATACGGACCTCGTGATCGTCTCGGGCGACATCACTAACTTCGGCGGGGCCGACGACGCCCGCAAAGTGCTCGACGACGTGCGGCGCTGCTGTCCGCAGGTGCTCGCGGTGCCCGGCAATCTTGACCAGCCCGAAGTTTTTCCCTGGCTTGAAACTGAAAAGATCGCGCTCCACGGCCGCGGCGTCGTCATCGGCGGGGTCGGCATCTTCGGTTGCGGCGGCTCGAATATCACGCCGTTCGCTACGCCCAGCGAGTTCAGCGAGGCTGAAATCTATGACGCGCTGCGGCGCGGCTATGACGCAGTGTGCAATCAGCGGCCGCTCCTCATGATCTGTCATACGCCGCCGATTGAAACCAAATGTGATCGCCTGGCGGGCGGCAAGGCCGTCGGCAGTCCTGCGGCGCGCAGGTTCATCGAGGAAGTCCGCCCCGACATTTGTATCTCTGGGCACATTCACGAGTCGGCCGGGGTCGATACGATTGGCCCGACCACGATCCTCAACCCTGGCCCCTTTAAGGGTGGCGGCTACGTCGTCGTGATTAGCGACGGCGCACGCCTCGACGCCCGGCTCGAATTTCTTTGA
- a CDS encoding RNA methyltransferase — protein sequence MDGMIASGFAFVLVRPKSPGNMGAAARALKNMGFADLRFVAPESRDARPEIAMAVHAGEVYTAATTYPDLPLAVADCAIVVGTTAHAGPYRSQARPLREAAAELTSLSTANRIAIVFGPEDFGLSNDDLKHCPRLITIPADPDYPSLNLAQAVMLSTYELRLALTAPSAPVVVEEFAAAGAVQAMLDRLAQALLQIGFLAKDNPDHIMFTIREIFGRSGLRARELEIFNGIARQIQWFATDTRRSSAEPSKRVLTKAAARGLARPLELRPK from the coding sequence ATGGATGGCATGATTGCATCTGGCTTTGCTTTTGTGCTGGTCCGGCCGAAGTCGCCCGGCAACATGGGGGCGGCGGCGCGCGCGCTCAAAAATATGGGTTTCGCCGATCTCCGTTTCGTCGCGCCGGAAAGCCGCGACGCGCGGCCGGAAATCGCGATGGCAGTGCATGCGGGCGAAGTCTACACGGCGGCGACAACTTATCCCGACCTGCCGTTGGCGGTCGCAGACTGCGCGATCGTGGTTGGGACGACGGCGCACGCCGGCCCTTATCGCAGCCAGGCGCGGCCGCTGCGGGAGGCTGCGGCGGAACTGACGAGCCTGAGCACCGCGAACCGGATCGCGATCGTTTTTGGCCCGGAAGACTTCGGCCTCTCCAACGACGACCTCAAGCACTGCCCTCGCCTGATCACGATTCCAGCCGATCCGGACTACCCCTCGCTGAATCTCGCGCAGGCCGTGATGCTCTCGACGTACGAGCTGCGGCTGGCGCTCACCGCGCCATCGGCGCCGGTGGTCGTCGAGGAATTTGCGGCGGCGGGAGCCGTTCAGGCGATGCTCGATCGGCTTGCGCAAGCGTTGCTGCAGATCGGCTTTCTTGCCAAGGACAATCCCGATCACATCATGTTCACGATCCGCGAAATCTTCGGCCGCAGCGGTTTACGCGCGCGCGAACTCGAGATCTTCAACGGCATCGCGCGCCAGATTCAATGGTTCGCCACGGACACTAGGCGGAGCAGCGCGGAGCCGAGCAAGCGAGTCTTGACCAAGGCCGCGGCTCGCGGACTCGCCCGCCCCTTGGAGCTGCGTCCCAAGTAA
- the tadA gene encoding tRNA adenosine(34) deaminase TadA, with product MARDDYHERRLAEYDSRVAEFQKRGTFGAAVMLTALEEAQRGAREGEVPVGALVIRDSRVIGAGHNLPIAMRDPSAHAEILAIRDACAHLGEYRLEGAALHVTLEPCVMCVGALLNARIAQVYYGARDDKAGALGSVYDIGRDGRLNHRIEVYGGIMAAESAQLLQEFFAGKRRT from the coding sequence ATGGCGCGCGACGATTATCACGAACGAAGGCTAGCGGAATACGATAGTCGCGTCGCCGAATTCCAGAAGCGCGGGACCTTCGGCGCCGCGGTGATGCTCACGGCGCTTGAAGAAGCGCAGCGCGGCGCGCGCGAGGGTGAAGTGCCGGTCGGCGCGCTAGTGATCCGCGATAGTCGCGTGATCGGCGCCGGCCATAACCTGCCAATCGCGATGCGTGATCCGTCGGCGCATGCGGAGATCCTCGCGATTCGCGACGCCTGCGCGCATTTAGGTGAATACCGGCTGGAGGGCGCGGCGCTTCACGTCACGCTCGAGCCGTGCGTGATGTGCGTCGGGGCTTTGCTCAACGCGCGGATCGCGCAGGTCTATTACGGCGCGCGCGACGACAAGGCGGGCGCGCTCGGCTCGGTCTACGACATCGGGCGCGATGGCCGCCTCAATCATCGAATCGAAGTCTACGGCGGGATCATGGCGGCAGAATCCGCCCAGTTGCTGCAAGAGTTTTTCGCGGGCAAACGGCGGACGTAA
- a CDS encoding response regulator produces the protein MQALDADATPASATRAAVLYKESRERIYRRTDRMFAWLMLGQWAAAIAAAFWLSPRSWSGPYSYTHVHIWAALLLGGAITLVPVAFAFLASGKTYTRHIVAVGQMLMSGLLIHLSGGRIETHFHVFGSLAFLAMYRDWPVLVSATIVVAIDDLVRGLYWPQSVFGVMAIQPWRWLEHAGWVAFEDFFLIISSVYSMRDVRRLAERQAHLESVSQGALAASSAKSEFLSSMSHEIRTPMNSVLGMADLLSESDLSEEQRHYLDVMIANGNSLLELINSILDLAKIESGNLQLETIEFDLGNLVEKILATFATRAHGKGLELAARIAPGTPEGLIGDPMRLRQVLINLIGNAVKFTEVGEVVLEIGPDPAAGGAGDLLFCVADTGVGIAEDKREAIFASFTQADSSDTRKYGGTGLGLAIAQRLVALMGGRIRVDSAVGKGSRFLFSARFGLAPRLISSTPRAALDLIGYRVLVVDDNAVNRLILHEMVGGCGAEITEAESGAAALAAIRLALEAGFPYHIVLLDMMMPEMDGLEVAMRIRAAKLATEPLVLMLSSNDLKSSLKSLHDAGLDAYLVKPVTRTELFAAIRRVIDSRGFQLPVAAPTPIDSTPQAERIYTVEKADPLVLVAEDSPDNRLLISAYLKREHFELEFARDGQEALEKFKQTRFDLVLMDIQMPRMDGIMATRLMRQWESENQVEPIPIIALTASVLAEDVNDTIAAGCSMHLNKPIKKQVLLNALRIYLPAGQDSSPELEQESHIYH, from the coding sequence ATGCAAGCGCTAGACGCAGACGCGACGCCCGCGAGCGCCACGCGCGCCGCAGTCCTCTACAAGGAAAGTCGCGAACGAATTTATCGGCGCACCGACCGGATGTTCGCATGGCTGATGCTGGGGCAATGGGCGGCGGCGATCGCCGCGGCCTTCTGGCTGTCGCCGCGCTCCTGGAGCGGACCTTATAGCTATACCCACGTGCACATCTGGGCGGCGCTCCTCCTCGGCGGCGCGATTACTCTCGTGCCGGTCGCGTTCGCGTTCCTGGCCAGCGGCAAGACCTACACGCGGCATATCGTCGCGGTCGGCCAGATGCTGATGTCGGGCCTCCTGATTCATTTGAGCGGCGGACGGATCGAAACGCATTTTCACGTCTTCGGCTCCCTCGCCTTTCTCGCCATGTATCGCGACTGGCCGGTCCTGGTGTCGGCGACTATCGTGGTCGCTATCGACGATCTGGTGCGCGGCCTCTATTGGCCGCAGTCGGTCTTTGGCGTGATGGCGATCCAGCCGTGGCGATGGCTCGAACACGCCGGCTGGGTCGCTTTCGAGGATTTCTTTCTGATCATTTCAAGCGTCTACAGCATGCGGGATGTGCGCCGGTTGGCCGAGCGTCAGGCCCATCTGGAGAGCGTTTCGCAGGGGGCGCTGGCGGCCTCGAGTGCAAAGTCGGAATTCCTCTCGAGCATGTCGCACGAAATCCGCACGCCGATGAACTCGGTGCTGGGGATGGCCGACTTGTTATCGGAGTCCGACCTCTCGGAGGAACAACGGCATTATCTCGACGTGATGATCGCGAACGGCAATTCGCTGCTCGAATTGATCAACAGCATCCTTGACCTCGCCAAGATCGAGAGCGGAAATCTACAACTCGAGACGATCGAATTTGATCTGGGCAACCTGGTCGAAAAGATCCTCGCGACCTTCGCGACGCGTGCGCACGGCAAGGGGCTGGAGTTGGCCGCGCGGATCGCGCCCGGAACGCCGGAGGGTCTGATCGGCGATCCGATGCGCTTGCGGCAGGTGCTGATCAATCTGATCGGCAACGCGGTGAAGTTCACGGAGGTTGGCGAAGTCGTGCTCGAAATCGGGCCCGACCCCGCCGCGGGCGGCGCGGGCGACCTGCTCTTCTGCGTTGCGGATACGGGCGTCGGGATCGCTGAGGACAAACGCGAAGCGATCTTCGCGAGTTTCACCCAGGCCGATTCCTCGGACACGCGCAAATACGGCGGCACCGGACTTGGGCTTGCGATCGCGCAGCGGCTAGTCGCGCTGATGGGCGGGCGAATCCGGGTGGATAGCGCGGTCGGCAAGGGCAGCCGCTTCCTGTTCAGCGCGCGTTTCGGACTGGCGCCGCGGCTGATTTCGTCGACGCCGCGCGCGGCGCTTGACCTGATCGGCTATCGGGTTCTGGTGGTGGACGACAACGCGGTCAACCGCTTGATCCTGCACGAGATGGTCGGGGGTTGCGGGGCGGAAATCACCGAAGCCGAGTCCGGGGCGGCGGCGTTGGCGGCGATCCGCCTGGCACTCGAAGCCGGCTTTCCTTATCACATCGTCCTGCTCGACATGATGATGCCGGAGATGGACGGCCTAGAGGTCGCGATGCGGATTCGCGCGGCCAAGCTCGCCACCGAACCGCTGGTGCTGATGCTCTCCTCCAACGATCTGAAGTCCAGCCTGAAGTCGCTGCACGACGCCGGACTGGACGCCTACCTGGTCAAGCCGGTGACGCGCACGGAACTGTTCGCGGCAATCCGCCGCGTCATCGATAGCCGCGGCTTTCAACTGCCGGTTGCGGCGCCAACGCCAATCGATTCGACGCCACAAGCCGAGCGAATCTATACGGTGGAGAAGGCGGATCCGCTGGTGCTGGTCGCTGAGGACTCGCCGGACAACCGCTTGCTCATCAGCGCCTACCTCAAGCGCGAGCACTTCGAGCTTGAGTTCGCGCGGGATGGCCAGGAGGCGCTGGAAAAGTTCAAGCAGACGCGCTTCGACCTAGTCCTGATGGACATCCAGATGCCGCGCATGGACGGCATCATGGCAACCCGCCTGATGCGCCAGTGGGAGAGTGAAAATCAGGTGGAACCGATCCCGATCATCGCGCTGACCGCATCGGTGCTGGCCGAGGACGTCAACGACACCATCGCGGCGGGCTGCTCGATGCATCTGAACAAGCCGATCAAGAAACAGGTCTTGCTGAACGCGCTGCGGATCTACCTGCCGGCTGGGCAGGACTCCAGCCCCGAGCTTGAGCAGGAATCACACATCTATCATTAG
- a CDS encoding arginine N-succinyltransferase — protein sequence MEPGAPSFLLREARPQDHRELLRLARELDSINLPTDAAKLRATLERSAQSFRGRTRDRARALYIFCAEEIATKRIVAASMIIGKHGTPAAPHYYLEINSDDRYSHTLRKSFRHPYLRLCYSMDGPTELGGLIATRALRNHPERVGKQISWVRFLYMGRHLKRFEPEVLAEMLAPMLPGHGNVFWDHYGRRMTGLSFQEADLLSTRDKEFIRALFPETPLYTFMLPDHVAKALGAVGEETRGAVRLLEQAGMKYLEQIDPFDGGPYYGAAVADLAPIKRRRVVTAIAGAPAPERCSAFLLAIENREGFRAVRADAELCANGHLIVAAGALEALGAAARARVDLVPLP from the coding sequence ATGGAGCCCGGGGCGCCGAGTTTTCTCCTGCGCGAAGCGCGGCCGCAGGACCATCGCGAGCTGCTGCGGCTGGCGCGCGAGCTCGACTCGATCAATCTGCCGACCGACGCGGCCAAGCTGCGCGCAACGCTCGAGCGCTCGGCGCAGTCGTTTCGCGGCCGCACGCGCGATCGCGCACGCGCGCTCTATATCTTCTGCGCGGAGGAAATTGCTACAAAACGTATCGTTGCGGCCTCGATGATCATCGGCAAGCACGGCACGCCGGCGGCGCCGCATTACTACCTCGAGATCAACTCGGACGATCGCTATTCGCATACGCTGCGCAAGAGCTTTCGGCACCCGTACCTGCGGCTGTGCTATTCGATGGACGGGCCGACCGAGCTCGGCGGGCTGATCGCCACCCGCGCGCTGCGCAACCATCCGGAGCGCGTCGGCAAACAGATCTCCTGGGTGCGATTCCTCTACATGGGGCGGCATCTGAAGCGCTTCGAGCCGGAGGTGCTCGCGGAGATGCTCGCGCCGATGCTGCCCGGTCATGGCAACGTTTTCTGGGATCATTATGGGCGGCGCATGACCGGCCTCTCATTCCAGGAGGCTGACCTACTCTCGACCCGCGACAAGGAGTTCATCCGCGCGCTCTTTCCGGAGACCCCGCTCTATACTTTTATGCTGCCGGATCACGTGGCGAAGGCGCTGGGAGCGGTCGGCGAGGAGACGCGCGGTGCGGTGCGGCTGCTTGAACAGGCCGGCATGAAATACCTCGAGCAGATCGATCCGTTCGACGGCGGCCCTTACTATGGCGCCGCGGTCGCTGACCTTGCGCCGATCAAGCGGCGGCGCGTCGTGACGGCGATCGCGGGCGCGCCGGCGCCGGAGCGGTGCTCGGCCTTTCTGCTCGCGATCGAGAACCGCGAAGGCTTTCGCGCCGTGCGGGCTGACGCCGAGCTCTGCGCCAACGGCCACCTCATCGTCGCGGCGGGCGCGCTCGAAGCGCTCGGTGCGGCAGCGCGCGCCCGCGTCGATCTAGTACCGTTACCGTAG
- the grxC gene encoding glutaredoxin 3: protein MAKIEVYTTSYCPFCFGAKALLEHKGVAFEEIDVGEDPALREAMVERAGGRRTVPEIFINGRIIGGYDELRGLEARGELDALLAEAS, encoded by the coding sequence GTGGCCAAGATTGAGGTTTACACCACCAGTTATTGCCCTTTTTGTTTTGGCGCGAAGGCGCTACTGGAGCATAAGGGCGTGGCCTTTGAAGAGATCGATGTCGGCGAAGATCCGGCGCTGCGTGAGGCGATGGTCGAACGCGCGGGCGGCCGTCGCACCGTCCCGGAGATTTTCATCAACGGCCGCATCATTGGCGGCTACGATGAGTTGCGGGGGCTCGAAGCCCGCGGTGAGCTCGACGCGCTGCTGGCGGAAGCGTCATGA